The window CGCGTTTGTGGAGCAATGCAAGTAGATAATTATCAAACTTTATTTCAAATTTACATTATTACTTCTAGTGTATTTCTTTTAATCCCGCAAAATTTGCAATGAAGGACTCGTTTCGCGCCAATAAAAAATAGAGGTAATTTTTTTTACCTCTACAATATAATTCTAATTCAGTACATATACTAAACGCCGGCAATTTCATGTAACAGCAAATCATTTGAACGTCTCAATCACTGTTGTCCGTTTCCCAAGAAGATAATAAAGGCAGCCGCAATAACCCACTTTTAAATTTATTTCGGAATTTTACTTCGATGATCAATTTATTATCCAACGTAATTTTATTTTCATCTTCCCTCACCTTATGTTTGCTAACAAAGCTGTATAATTTCTTTCGGTCCTCTTTTGTCATGAACTCAATCATACCTGCGTATTCGCCATTCAGATAAGATAGATAAACACCGAATTTCTTCTTCCTTATGCCATGAACAGCTACAGACTCAAAATTGTACGCAATGACCTTTAACCATGCACTAGAGCGTCTCCCCCGAGAATCGTAAATGGAATCTTTACCCTTTAAAATCAATCCCTCAAGTCCATGCTGTTTAATTAACTCAAAATATTGAACAGCATCCGTACCATCTACATATTGAATAAGGACTAA of the Solibacillus isronensis genome contains:
- a CDS encoding ATP-dependent DNA ligase — protein: MFVEPMLLEKVDKPFNDSRFCAELKMDGWRMLISKWDGKIRLYSRHKNEFTSVFKEFQSVEIPDNTILDCELIAVDEEGKSNFELLQNQYRAKHRTAPLQLVAFDILFYKGEDLRKKPLMERKQILADVIEPSDKLVLIQYVDGTDAVQYFELIKQHGLEGLILKGKDSIYDSRGRRSSAWLKVIAYNFESVAVHGIRKKKFGVYLSYLNGEYAGMIEFMTKEDRKKLYSFVSKHKVREDENKITLDNKLIIEVKFRNKFKSGLLRLPLLSSWETDNSD